A stretch of the Aggregatibacter sp. HMT-949 genome encodes the following:
- a CDS encoding vancomycin high temperature exclusion protein — protein sequence MFTLKTPLKTERLLLWHRIHLGKIIRAIIAFNAVLILLSVAIDRYISFSVRQNLYENLEDLPYRPYALVLGTSKFVAPGKTNDYYSNRLEAAKSLLEHGKVSYLLLSGDNRTLQYNEPKMMFRDLRKMGVSENLMFRDFAGFRTLDSVIRADKVFNINGFTIVSQKFHCERALFIAEFNDIDAICFVAKQPKINFSTRLREIFARSKAVLDLLLGIKPYFLGEPEPLPMPDNED from the coding sequence ATGTTTACTTTAAAGACTCCGCTCAAAACGGAACGCCTGCTCCTTTGGCATCGCATTCATTTAGGCAAAATCATCCGCGCAATAATAGCTTTCAATGCGGTGCTAATTTTACTTAGCGTTGCGATTGACCGGTACATCAGTTTTTCCGTCCGACAAAATTTGTACGAAAATCTCGAGGATCTGCCTTATCGCCCCTACGCACTCGTGCTCGGCACCTCTAAATTCGTCGCCCCCGGCAAAACTAACGATTACTACAGTAACCGCCTTGAAGCAGCAAAATCTTTGCTAGAACACGGCAAAGTCAGCTATTTACTGCTAAGCGGCGATAACCGCACGCTTCAATATAATGAACCGAAAATGATGTTTCGCGATCTGCGCAAAATGGGCGTATCGGAAAATTTAATGTTCCGTGATTTCGCCGGTTTCCGCACGCTGGATTCCGTTATCCGTGCCGACAAAGTATTCAACATTAATGGATTTACTATCGTCAGCCAAAAATTCCATTGCGAACGTGCACTGTTCATCGCTGAATTTAACGATATCGACGCCATTTGTTTCGTTGCCAAACAGCCAAAAATCAACTTCTCCACTCGCCTACGGGAAATCTTCGCGCGTAGCAAAGCGGTGCTCGATTTACTACTCGGCATTAAACCGTACTTCTTGGGCGAACCGGAACCTCTGCCAATGCCGGATAACGAAGATTAA
- a CDS encoding homoserine O-acetyltransferase, translated as MSVQNVVLFQDKPLKLVMGGELSPVQVAYQTYGTLNADKTNAVLICHALTGDAEPYFSNKEKDGWWQNFMGDGSALDTSRYFFICSNVLGGCKGTTGPSSLNPQTGKPYGSLFPNITVQDIVHVQKALIDFLNIPHLNAVIGGSFGGMQATQWGIEYPDFVDNIVNLCSSIFFSAEAIGFNHVMRQAVINDPNFNGGDYYDGVPPEQGLSIARMLGMLTYRTDSQLAKAFGRATKSEGQFWGDYFQVESYLTYQGKKFLERFDANSYLHLLRALDMYDPSLGYADIKTALARIKARYTLISVTTDQLFKSVDLHKSKQLLEQSGVALTFHEFPSIYGHDAFLVDYDAFEQWIREGLSGKAGAVEI; from the coding sequence ATGTCTGTCCAAAATGTCGTGCTGTTTCAAGACAAGCCATTAAAGTTGGTTATGGGCGGTGAACTTTCGCCCGTTCAAGTGGCTTATCAAACTTACGGAACCTTGAATGCGGACAAAACCAATGCGGTGCTGATTTGCCATGCGCTTACGGGCGATGCGGAACCTTATTTTTCCAACAAAGAAAAGGACGGTTGGTGGCAAAATTTTATGGGTGACGGTTCGGCGCTTGATACTTCGCGTTATTTTTTTATTTGCTCCAATGTGTTGGGGGGGTGCAAAGGCACCACCGGACCTTCTTCCCTCAATCCTCAAACCGGCAAACCTTACGGCAGCCTGTTCCCGAATATCACCGTGCAGGATATCGTACACGTGCAAAAAGCGCTGATTGATTTTTTAAACATTCCCCATTTGAATGCGGTGATCGGTGGCTCTTTCGGTGGCATGCAAGCAACGCAATGGGGTATTGAATACCCGGACTTTGTCGATAATATCGTCAATCTTTGCTCGTCGATTTTCTTTAGCGCTGAAGCTATCGGCTTTAACCATGTGATGCGTCAAGCGGTGATTAATGATCCGAATTTTAATGGTGGCGATTATTATGATGGCGTTCCGCCGGAGCAAGGGCTTTCTATTGCGCGCATGCTCGGTATGCTGACTTACCGCACTGATTCGCAACTTGCCAAAGCTTTCGGGCGCGCTACGAAATCCGAAGGGCAATTTTGGGGTGATTATTTCCAAGTAGAATCTTATTTGACTTACCAAGGCAAAAAATTTCTTGAACGCTTCGACGCCAACAGTTATTTACATCTTTTACGCGCATTGGATATGTATGATCCGAGCCTTGGATATGCCGATATTAAAACAGCACTTGCTCGGATTAAAGCGCGTTATACCTTGATTTCCGTCACGACGGATCAGCTTTTTAAATCTGTCGATTTACATAAAAGCAAGCAACTTTTAGAACAAAGTGGGGTTGCGCTGACTTTTCATGAATTTCCGTCAATTTACGGTCACGACGCTTTTTTGGTGGATTATGACGCCTTTGAACAGTGGATTCGGGAAGGCCTAAGCGGAAAGGCAGGGGCGGTTGAAATTTGA